One region of Peribacillus simplex genomic DNA includes:
- a CDS encoding peptidoglycan-binding domain-containing protein → MKKLLTCLIVLAIVLGISFSTASASAGGFHHPQSWDKNSILRKDTHGVEVKNMQYILNVMGFYTDSAVVDVDGIFGPKTEAGVKKYQKENHLIVDGVVGPKTWTSFSQYIKKNGENTYGAGGYMGLRIKWKYDDSSYTSGSKAYIYGNGDTLSDQYRLYAN, encoded by the coding sequence TTGAAGAAATTACTTACCTGTTTGATAGTATTAGCAATAGTCCTGGGGATATCTTTTTCCACTGCTTCAGCATCTGCTGGAGGATTTCACCACCCGCAAAGCTGGGATAAAAACTCGATTTTGCGGAAGGACACCCATGGGGTGGAAGTTAAAAATATGCAGTATATCCTCAATGTCATGGGTTTTTATACTGATTCAGCAGTGGTTGACGTTGATGGGATTTTTGGGCCGAAAACCGAAGCGGGTGTAAAGAAATATCAAAAAGAAAACCATCTGATAGTAGATGGTGTGGTTGGCCCCAAGACGTGGACCAGTTTCTCGCAATATATTAAAAAGAATGGCGAGAACACCTATGGAGCAGGCGGGTACATGGGTCTCAGAATCAAATGGAAGTACGACGATTCTTCTTATACATCAGGCTCAAAAGCCTATATTTACGGTAATGGAGATACATTAAGTGACCAATATCGCCTGTATGCGAATTAA
- a CDS encoding NAD(P)H-dependent oxidoreductase gives MKHLVVYAHPNPESLNHSILETAVHALKKNGHEVVVRDLYALDFQPVLKPEDSAAMKAGNTPNDIKTEQEFITEADVITFIYPIWWTGLPAILKGYVDRVFAFGFAYSAGEEGIIKLLKGKKGFIINTHGTPNEVYDKVGMTAGLKVTSDIGIFDFTGIEPVEHLLFGSIGYLDEDSYKGMLEKVEDTINSHFS, from the coding sequence ATGAAGCACCTAGTTGTTTATGCACATCCAAACCCTGAAAGCTTAAATCACTCTATTTTAGAAACAGCAGTTCATGCATTAAAGAAAAACGGTCACGAAGTTGTTGTCCGTGATTTATATGCACTTGATTTTCAACCTGTACTGAAACCAGAAGATTCAGCAGCTATGAAAGCAGGAAATACTCCAAATGATATTAAAACGGAACAAGAATTTATTACGGAAGCAGATGTTATAACATTTATTTACCCTATATGGTGGACTGGTCTTCCAGCAATTCTTAAAGGGTATGTAGACCGAGTATTTGCATTTGGGTTTGCTTATTCTGCTGGAGAAGAAGGTATAATTAAGTTATTAAAAGGTAAAAAGGGTTTTATTATCAATACACACGGAACGCCTAACGAGGTTTACGATAAGGTGGGTATGACAGCAGGCTTGAAAGTTACCTCCGACATTGGGATATTCGATTTCACTGGAATCGAACCTGTGGAACATTTACTATTCGGAAGTATTGGTTACCTTGATGAAGACTCATATAAAGGTATGTTAGAGAAAGTTGAAGATACAATTAATTCCCATTTCTCATAA
- a CDS encoding fumarylacetoacetate hydrolase family protein: protein MKDIKNIYCVGRNYALHAKELNNEIPTSPFLFSKPTHSLAEANGQLITLPSNQGSIHYETELVIHIAKQFQTGMKVDEIVDAMAIGLDLTLRDVQSQLKQKQHPWLLAKGFKNSAVVSDFIPFQGVKACEQLDFSLLKNGERVQVGNIKDLLFDLQTIIEFTAEHFGLGKGDIIFTGTPSGVGPLSDQDKLSLNWGGNEIGSCSVTL from the coding sequence ATGAAAGACATTAAAAATATCTATTGTGTAGGTCGAAACTATGCTTTACATGCAAAAGAATTAAATAATGAAATACCAACTTCCCCTTTTTTATTTTCAAAACCAACTCATTCGCTTGCAGAAGCAAATGGCCAGTTAATTACGTTGCCAAGTAATCAGGGTTCCATTCACTATGAAACAGAACTTGTCATACATATCGCAAAGCAGTTCCAAACAGGAATGAAAGTAGATGAAATAGTTGATGCTATGGCCATTGGGTTGGATTTAACACTTAGAGATGTTCAATCACAGTTAAAGCAAAAACAGCATCCTTGGCTTTTGGCTAAAGGATTTAAAAATTCAGCTGTTGTTAGTGATTTTATTCCATTTCAGGGTGTCAAAGCATGTGAACAATTAGATTTTTCTCTTTTAAAAAATGGAGAGCGTGTACAAGTCGGAAATATTAAAGACTTACTTTTTGATTTGCAAACGATAATCGAGTTTACAGCAGAACATTTTGGGCTTGGAAAAGGCGATATTATTTTTACCGGTACTCCAAGTGGCGTCGGTCCTCTTTCAGATCAAGACAAGCTTTCACTAAACTGGGGTGGAAATGAAATTGGATCCTGTTCAGTCACACTATAA
- a CDS encoding reverse transcriptase domain-containing protein, which yields MNEHLQQLSYELEDRAILRWPVISPVLANLFLHYTFDKWMAIYHPNNPFARYADEAVIHCKIEEEAKNLLESLNKRMKEYIQQKRKCLL from the coding sequence ATGAATGAACACTTGCAGCAACTTTCATATGAATTAGAAGACAGAGCAATTTTAAGGTGGCCTGTCATAAGCCCTGTATTAGCAAATTTATTTCTACATTACACGTTTGATAAATGGATGGCTATTTATCATCCAAACAATCCGTTCGCTAGATATGCAGATGAAGCAGTCATCCACTGCAAGATAGAGGAAGAAGCGAAGAATTTGCTTGAATCGCTTAACAAGAGAATGAAAGAATACATCCAGCAAAAACGAAAATGTCTATTGTAA
- a CDS encoding sodium:solute symporter family protein: MNISLFIIFIFLILALYTGIAARRGKDMNLQQFSVGGRGFGSLFLFLLIAGEVYTTFTFLGASGWTYSKGAAAYYVPTYIFLAYIISYWIAPKIWRYGKEHGILSQPDYFASKYDSRAMGIIVAIVGSLAIVPYICIQMKGLGIIVSEASYGAISPVVASVIGAIVITTYVILSGIHGSAWTAVLKDIMILGVVIFIGIYIPIHYFGGIQQMFKSVQDVKPELLTLANQGLSIPWFISTILLNAISFYLLPTSFSVVFSANGEKSLRRNAITLPLYTILLLFVFFIGYSAIVKIPGLQGADGDLALLRLSIQTFDPWVIGILGAAGLLTALVPASVMLLSASVGLTKGVYNVFVPKATEKQQLVASKIFIIILSLTALIFTVSGGEALAVLNIMSYSLIAQLAPALFLSFSSKNYINKYGAMTGIITGVLIVLYATIFNIKIATFFPTVPHTINDISTGAIALLINIVITIIVSLASKNIPIKKGSNQQNAESIRY, from the coding sequence ATGAATATATCATTATTTATTATTTTCATTTTCTTAATCCTAGCTCTTTATACTGGGATAGCAGCAAGAAGAGGAAAAGATATGAACTTGCAGCAATTTTCAGTTGGTGGCAGGGGTTTTGGAAGCTTGTTCTTATTTCTATTAATAGCTGGAGAGGTTTATACGACTTTTACTTTTTTAGGCGCAAGTGGCTGGACGTATTCCAAAGGTGCTGCTGCATATTATGTGCCAACGTACATATTTCTAGCATATATCATATCTTATTGGATTGCACCTAAGATTTGGAGATACGGTAAAGAACATGGAATCCTTTCACAACCTGACTATTTTGCATCTAAATACGATAGTCGAGCAATGGGTATTATAGTAGCTATTGTGGGAAGTTTAGCGATTGTACCATATATTTGTATACAAATGAAAGGGTTAGGGATCATTGTTTCAGAAGCTTCTTACGGAGCTATTTCACCAGTAGTTGCAAGTGTTATAGGTGCAATAGTTATTACAACATATGTAATATTATCTGGTATTCATGGCTCAGCTTGGACAGCTGTGCTTAAAGATATTATGATTTTGGGAGTAGTTATTTTTATAGGTATATACATCCCAATCCACTATTTTGGCGGAATTCAGCAAATGTTTAAGTCTGTTCAGGATGTTAAACCTGAATTGTTAACGTTAGCCAATCAGGGACTAAGTATACCGTGGTTTATCTCTACTATCCTTTTAAATGCAATATCTTTTTATTTATTGCCGACTTCTTTCTCAGTGGTTTTCTCAGCAAATGGTGAAAAATCACTTCGCAGAAATGCAATTACCCTACCTTTATACACCATATTATTACTGTTTGTTTTTTTTATTGGCTATTCAGCTATCGTAAAAATTCCTGGTTTACAAGGAGCTGATGGAGATCTTGCTCTTTTAAGATTATCTATTCAAACATTTGATCCTTGGGTCATTGGAATACTTGGAGCAGCTGGTTTACTAACGGCTTTAGTACCAGCATCTGTTATGTTATTGTCTGCATCTGTTGGCTTAACAAAAGGGGTTTACAATGTTTTTGTTCCAAAAGCTACAGAAAAACAACAGTTAGTAGCCTCAAAAATATTCATCATTATCCTTTCTTTGACTGCTTTAATCTTCACCGTATCTGGCGGGGAAGCACTTGCAGTGTTAAACATCATGTCATACAGTCTTATCGCACAATTGGCACCTGCATTATTCCTTAGCTTTTCCTCAAAAAATTATATTAATAAATATGGCGCAATGACTGGAATTATTACAGGAGTGCTCATTGTATTGTATGCTACGATTTTCAATATAAAAATTGCAACCTTTTTCCCAACAGTCCCACACACTATTAACGACATTAGTACAGGAGCCATAGCATTATTAATAAATATTGTAATAACCATTATTGTAAGTTTAGCTTCAAAAAATATACCGATTAAAAAGGGGTCCAACCAACAAAACGCAGAAAGTATACGTTATTAA
- a CDS encoding DUF3311 domain-containing protein, producing the protein MKYIKLLLLIPFIGFVGFLPFANKIEPYVLGMPFLLFWIVFWMVLSSIILTIVYMLDPDNQGSETE; encoded by the coding sequence TTGAAATATATTAAACTCTTACTCTTAATCCCTTTTATAGGGTTTGTAGGATTCTTGCCATTTGCAAATAAAATTGAGCCTTACGTGTTAGGAATGCCTTTTCTTTTATTTTGGATTGTATTTTGGATGGTACTTTCCTCGATTATTTTAACCATTGTTTATATGCTTGATCCTGATAATCAAGGGAGTGAGACAGAATGA